The Paenibacillus amylolyticus genome contains the following window.
TCACGGTACTGAATTTGCTGCGACCATAGGGCACTTCAATGGAATACGTAAAATGGGTATCCCTCTGGCAAATTGTCTGGCTATCGGGATCAAATGAACCCACACCCGTTTTCGATTTCTTCGACCGGATACAGCCTTTGATGGATAATTCCACTTGCTCAATGAGACTGCTCTCCGCCGTAAACTCCAAGTGAAGCACAGCTTCATCCGAGGTGTGGGACAGGGTTACAACATACGGATCAAGCAAAGCGATGTCCGGTTCGGCCACCACCCGTACATCCTTCCAGATGCCGAGTGATATCAGGTGCCCATAATGCCAGCCAAAGCCCGGACTGGGCTTCGTCAGGCCGTTCCAGCTTTGAGGTGCAGGGTCCAGTCGAACAACCACCACATTGGATTTATCACGTCGAACCAAGTCTGTAATGTCATGAATCGGGCCGCCAAACATGCCCTGATGATGTCCCAGTGATGCGCCATTGAGAAATACGGTGCCCGAGTAGTCGATCCCTTCGAATTGCAGGGAAAGGCGGCCTCCGACCCATTCTTCAGGCAGTTCAAATGACGTAGCAAACCACCATTCCTTGCATTCGACGCGTGTCCTGCGGAACCATACGGGGTCTCTTCAGGCATGCCGTGATTCTCCAGTTCATCGATCGTGTTGGTATTCCAGTGGGGATCTTCGAGCAGTCCTTGATCAACCAGCGCTTTTTGCACCGTTGTGGGCACGCTGACTTCCAGCCAATCGCTCCGATCGTGATCCGGTGCGTACCAGCGTTCCCGCATGCCTTCACTTGCCTGGGCTTTTCGTCCAAACCAGCCTGTCGCAGGCGCCGGATCTCCATGATCAGCTGCCGCGCCTCCCTTCATACGCCAGATTCCGGACAAAAGTAATGTGTCTTTGGAGGCAGAATTGCAATCGTTGTGGTGATTGGCATATGTGAAATCAAGTGATGGCTCTGCATCGGCAGGGCGGGATGCTATTGAAATGTGCACTTTGTCTGTCGTACAGCGGATTGGAATGCGGCTGTCCATCTCCACCCATGCATCCCCATGCAGCGAGGAGCGGGCGTAGGCCTCGTCCTGAACTTCATCCAGAAAGCGTTTACTTTCATCTGAACGGTAATATGAGATGTCTGTCATCGCGCTAACTCTCCATTCTTGATCAGTTTCGCTTTGCATGTGCACTCATAATGTCCTGTGTACCAGTACTGGTTGGTATCCTTCAGGTGCTTCCAATACAATTGCAACTTCTGTCGGAGCACATACCTCCAAATAAAACGTGGGCTCGCTACCTTCCTCTTCCCAAATCTCCCATTTCACGTCGATCCTTCCGTTGCCAGGAAGAGGCACAGCTCCTTTTGCCCATTGCAGATGGCCAGGTTGGGGGGCAACCTTAACTTGTGTCCAACCGTCTGCAATCGGGCGAACCCCGAGCACGGATGTTCCCAAAAAGTAACCTGGTGCTGCCGACCAGGCGTGGCAATGACTGCGTGTCAGGTATTTCGGATGAGGCCGATTCTCGGCAAATCCCGGATACATCTCCCAGCAAGTGGTCGCCTCATGTTTCACCATTTCCCCAAACTTCTCTCTCATGTCCCGGAGCATTAGATCCGTCTTGCCGTGCATCACCAGCGCTTCATAATAGAAGAACGTCATGAACGGACTTCCTATGGCTACAAAATCTTCAGGTGGCGATGTTAAATACGCGTTGAGCTTCTCCTGTCGCTCATCAGCTGCAATGCCGGTGACCAGCGCCATCACCTGCGTCTGCATACTATAGGTGCTGGAAAGAGAGCCATCGGCATGGATGCAGTCCATATAAGCCTGCCGATCCTCATTCCATAGATAACTGTTTATGGCATGGGCTACTCTTTCTGATGTGGAACAGTAGTACGGGCTGTCTTCTGCGCAGCCTGCCAATTCGGCCAATTGGGCGGCATCTGCCAGCGTGCGCGCAAATATCGCATTCTGATGGGTGACCGTTCCGTCGTTCGGCTGCTCCAATGGTGCCCAGTCCAGCAGATTCCAGGCTTCAATGAACAATAGTCCTCTGGCATCGATATGTGAAATATAGTGATCAAGCGTGAACTTTACCTTTGGCCAGATTTTCGCTGCAAAGTCCCTGCTACCTGTATGATGAACATATTCAAGGCAAGCGGTGACCCAGAAAAACGTCCAGTTCGGAATTACGCTGCTCCAGCCGCTGGGCACCTGATTCACATAGAGCGGCGATTGCCGGCTTGATCCCGGAACAAGCTGCAGACCATGTTTTACAATATCCGTTGCACCGAATAGATAGTAGTTCACGAGTGCTTCATTACGGCTGTCGCCAACCCAAAATACCTGTTCATACGTGGGACAATCCACAAATGTATCTTCCATGCACAGTAAGGTGGTATGCTTGCTGATCTCCCAAATGTCATTCAGCATTGCGTCCGAACTATGGAATCGGCCGATCTCTGCCACCGGATAGTTGCTTTGCACAAGACTTATGCCAAACAGTCGTACTGGTCTCGCATTCCCATGTATGGTAAGCATGAGATAACGAAGTCCGCGCCGAATTGGCGATTCGTAGCGTTGTCTGCCTTCGCGGCATACGTAGCGAAGCGTATTATCCACCCCAAAGGTATCCTGTCGCCAGTCGCCGTCCATATACTCGAAGCCATACGCGTCGATGACGGTGCCTTCCCCCGCATCGACCTCGAATCGCAGATAGCCCGACCATTCGCGGCCAAAGTCCAGAATCAGCTCTATGCTCCTTCCGCCAGAGCCTGTCGGCACGATTGCCGGCTTCCGATTGGCGACGCATACCAGCTGCAAGTCCACAGGAACGGGACGCGTCTGCTCCTGCATCTTCCAGATGCTGGACGCAAAGATTGAAGCTTCCGAGCTAAGCCTCTCGGGGAATGGCTTCATCCAGCCGCGGATTGAAGCAAGCTCAGGGACGGAAGCCAAGCTGCGGCATCGCAGATATACATCGGCATCCGGAAATGATTTCTCGTCCAGAGGCTGACTACCGCCAAAGCCCTGATATGCACGGATGGGATCACGATCCGGCTGGTGGTCGATATGCACGAGGGTGGCAAACGGACCAATCAGGACAAACGGTGTGTTGCCCATTGGTGCATCATCGAATGGCGATACAACCGTAAACGGAACATCGCAGTCGATTCCAAAGTGCAACCCTCCGCCATGATCCTGCCCTGCCAGCTCGATTAGCAGCAGATTCTCTCCCTGCCGCAACCTAACTCGCTGAAGCCTGCGCGGCCGTTCTCCCTCCATATCTGATGCAGGGTAATATGAGCCGTTAAGCGTGATGCCGCGCAGAGCATGGAACGCGCTGAAAAATCCGACAACTGCTTCGGCTTCGCCACTTGCCCGAATGACCGCTGCGACATAACCGGCAAAGGATACCGGATTGGCGTGCATCCGACTTGTCGGCTCCATCGCTTCGCGTACATCGAGCACATGCGTCCAGGACACGAGAGATGCTTCTTTCAATGATTCCACTCGCACAGGCCATACTTCTTGCTCCGTCAGTTCCGGAATATCACTTGCGACCAAGCATTCCCATGGCGCATCGCCAGGCGTGCCGATGATGCGGGCAGGAGTCCAAATGCCATGCTCTTCGAGCGGCAAGGTGCCAACTTCTTGCCAACGATCATTCCAGCAGCGCGCATCCATCTGTTCGGCAAAGCCAAGCTGACAGGACATGCGTGCCGCCCTTCGTTCATATCCATCATGCAGAGCGGTCTGCCAGGATGCATCCGTACCCACGATGAGTTCTTTTCCCAGGTAACTCCCATCAGCCTCATAGCGAACGGACTCCAGTTGAGCGAGAAGCCCGCCCCTTCCCGGCAGATACGCAAACGTAGCTACACCATAGCTGATAACAAGTACAGCCAGCATATTACGACCGGAATGCAGCAGATGGCCCACTTCATGCACGTGATAGTTAAGTTCAAAAGGCCAAGAGCGATTGGGTCCTCTTCCGCACAGCACTCCGTTGACATATAACACATATCGGGCATCTGCTGTGATGGTTACCTCAGCGCTTCCATGGTCCCCATGATGCCATTCGAATTCCCGGCGAAAACAACGCCATTCGTTGCGCGGCCAGTCCTCGCCTTCTCCCCAGATCCATGAGGCACGCCACGTG
Protein-coding sequences here:
- a CDS encoding family 78 glycoside hydrolase catalytic domain, producing the protein MDHILSTGGRDLPTERKGSTVQTETFTWRASWIWGEGEDWPRNEWRCFRREFEWHHGDHGSAEVTITADARYVLYVNGVLCGRGPNRSWPFELNYHVHEVGHLLHSGRNMLAVLVISYGVATFAYLPGRGGLLAQLESVRYEADGSYLGKELIVGTDASWQTALHDGYERRAARMSCQLGFAEQMDARCWNDRWQEVGTLPLEEHGIWTPARIIGTPGDAPWECLVASDIPELTEQEVWPVRVESLKEASLVSWTHVLDVREAMEPTSRMHANPVSFAGYVAAVIRASGEAEAVVGFFSAFHALRGITLNGSYYPASDMEGERPRRLQRVRLRQGENLLLIELAGQDHGGGLHFGIDCDVPFTVVSPFDDAPMGNTPFVLIGPFATLVHIDHQPDRDPIRAYQGFGGSQPLDEKSFPDADVYLRCRSLASVPELASIRGWMKPFPERLSSEASIFASSIWKMQEQTRPVPVDLQLVCVANRKPAIVPTGSGGRSIELILDFGREWSGYLRFEVDAGEGTVIDAYGFEYMDGDWRQDTFGVDNTLRYVCREGRQRYESPIRRGLRYLMLTIHGNARPVRLFGISLVQSNYPVAEIGRFHSSDAMLNDIWEISKHTTLLCMEDTFVDCPTYEQVFWVGDSRNEALVNYYLFGATDIVKHGLQLVPGSSRQSPLYVNQVPSGWSSVIPNWTFFWVTACLEYVHHTGSRDFAAKIWPKVKFTLDHYISHIDARGLLFIEAWNLLDWAPLEQPNDGTVTHQNAIFARTLADAAQLAELAGCAEDSPYYCSTSERVAHAINSYLWNEDRQAYMDCIHADGSLSSTYSMQTQVMALVTGIAADERQEKLNAYLTSPPEDFVAIGSPFMTFFYYEALVMHGKTDLMLRDMREKFGEMVKHEATTCWEMYPGFAENRPHPKYLTRSHCHAWSAAPGYFLGTSVLGVRPIADGWTQVKVAPQPGHLQWAKGAVPLPGNGRIDVKWEIWEEEGSEPTFYLEVCAPTEVAIVLEAPEGYQPVLVHRTL